In Streptomyces dangxiongensis, one DNA window encodes the following:
- a CDS encoding ATP-grasp domain-containing protein, with the protein MPSRVRVWLNRTYAENVFFMDQLRRNPSDRAVEIHATHGDPDSPVLAAADTAELEPEGLSPAAYVEYALDQCARRGIDVFVPRLHQAAVVAHRAEFSAAGTALLAPTPEAVAVFEDKATAYEAVRSVGVPVPPWRRVRTADELISAVAELEAAGHQACFKPAAGAGGVGFRVITRAPLSLAALAGFPGPQVQLGPVVEALRRAEEPVNWLVMPRLEQPEVSVDCLTGPDNRLRLAVGRTKNGRRRGFTLDERWLEPARLVAEGFGLHHLSNIQFRMLGDRPVLLDVNTRPAGGLHQLSLCGVNAPWAAVRLALGEDPGVIEPPFLGQDYTVVSGLRPLAPVALPRQRAGAGETVLPAVPAPVRAAETAQALPL; encoded by the coding sequence ATGCCCTCTCGGGTACGCGTCTGGCTCAACCGCACGTATGCGGAGAACGTGTTCTTCATGGATCAGCTACGGAGGAATCCCAGCGACCGGGCGGTCGAGATCCATGCCACGCACGGCGACCCGGACTCCCCCGTGCTGGCCGCGGCCGACACCGCCGAGCTGGAGCCCGAGGGCCTGTCCCCGGCCGCGTACGTCGAGTACGCCCTGGACCAGTGCGCCCGGCGCGGCATCGACGTGTTCGTGCCCCGGCTGCACCAGGCGGCGGTCGTCGCGCACCGGGCCGAGTTCTCGGCGGCCGGTACGGCACTGCTGGCACCGACGCCCGAGGCGGTGGCGGTGTTCGAGGACAAGGCGACCGCGTACGAGGCGGTCCGCTCGGTGGGTGTCCCGGTGCCGCCGTGGCGGCGGGTCCGTACCGCGGACGAACTCATCAGCGCCGTGGCGGAGTTGGAGGCGGCGGGACATCAGGCGTGCTTCAAGCCGGCCGCCGGCGCGGGCGGTGTCGGCTTCCGGGTGATCACCCGGGCGCCCCTCTCGCTGGCCGCTCTCGCCGGTTTCCCCGGCCCGCAGGTGCAACTCGGTCCGGTGGTCGAGGCGCTGCGGCGGGCCGAGGAGCCCGTGAACTGGCTGGTGATGCCGCGCCTGGAGCAGCCGGAGGTGTCCGTCGACTGCCTGACCGGGCCGGACAACCGGCTGCGGCTCGCGGTGGGCCGCACCAAGAACGGCCGCCGCCGGGGCTTCACCCTGGATGAGCGATGGCTGGAGCCGGCCCGGCTGGTCGCCGAGGGCTTCGGGCTGCACCACCTGTCCAACATCCAGTTCCGCATGCTCGGTGACCGTCCGGTGCTGCTCGACGTCAACACGCGTCCCGCCGGCGGGCTGCACCAGCTTTCGCTGTGCGGCGTCAACGCGCCGTGGGCCGCGGTGCGGTTGGCGCTGGGCGAGGACCCCGGGGTGATCGAGCCGCCGTTCCTCGGGCAGGACTACACGGTGGTGTCGGGTCTGCGTCCGCTGGCGCCCGTGGCGCTGCCGCGGCAGCGGGCGGGGGCCGGCGAGACGGTGCTGCCCGCGGTGCCGGCGCCCGTGCGGGCGGCGGAGACGGCTCAAGCACTGCCGCTGTAG
- a CDS encoding 6-phospho-beta-glucosidase, with protein sequence MRLTILGGGGFRVPLVYGALLTDHAEGRVTEVVLHDLDDRRLYAVTRVLAEQAAAVPDAPRVTATTDLDEALRGADFVFSAIRVGGLAGRADDERVALAQGVLGQETVGAGGIAYGLRTVPVAVDIARRVARLAPDAWVINFTNPAGLVTEAMSRHLGDRVIGICDSPVGLGRRIARVLGADPGEAFIDYVGLNHLGWVRGLRVAGRDELPRLLADPALLGSFEEGRLFGADWLRSLGAVPNEYLHYYYFNRETVRAYQDAEQTRGAFLRDQQARFYAEAGDPGVSALLAWDRTRAEREATYMAENRESAGAGDREADDLSGGYEKVALALMRAVTRDERTTLILNVRNRSTLSVLDADAVIEVPCLVDANGAHPLSAAPLPGHATGLVCSVKAVEREVLAAAESGSRTTAVKAFALHPLVDSVTVARSLVEGYTAVHPGLAYLT encoded by the coding sequence GTGAGGCTGACGATTCTGGGCGGCGGCGGCTTCCGGGTGCCGCTCGTGTACGGAGCACTGCTGACCGACCACGCCGAGGGGCGGGTCACCGAGGTGGTGCTGCACGACCTGGACGACCGCCGACTGTACGCGGTGACCCGTGTGCTCGCGGAACAGGCCGCCGCCGTCCCCGACGCGCCCCGCGTGACCGCCACCACCGACCTGGACGAGGCCCTGCGCGGCGCCGACTTCGTCTTCTCCGCGATCCGCGTCGGCGGCCTGGCGGGACGGGCGGACGACGAACGGGTCGCGCTGGCGCAGGGCGTGCTCGGACAGGAGACGGTCGGCGCGGGCGGCATCGCCTACGGCCTGCGCACCGTTCCCGTCGCCGTCGACATCGCCCGGCGCGTGGCCCGCCTCGCCCCGGACGCCTGGGTGATCAACTTCACCAACCCGGCCGGACTGGTCACCGAGGCCATGTCCCGCCACCTCGGCGACCGCGTCATCGGCATCTGCGACTCGCCGGTCGGCCTCGGCCGCCGCATCGCCCGCGTCCTCGGCGCCGACCCGGGGGAGGCCTTCATCGACTACGTCGGCCTCAACCACCTCGGCTGGGTGCGCGGGCTGCGCGTCGCCGGACGCGACGAACTCCCGCGGCTGCTCGCCGACCCCGCGCTGCTCGGCTCCTTCGAGGAGGGCCGGCTGTTCGGCGCCGACTGGCTGCGGTCGCTCGGCGCGGTCCCCAACGAGTACCTGCACTACTACTACTTCAACCGGGAGACCGTCCGCGCCTACCAGGACGCCGAGCAGACCCGCGGCGCCTTCCTGCGCGACCAGCAGGCCCGGTTCTACGCGGAAGCGGGCGACCCCGGGGTCTCCGCCCTGCTCGCCTGGGACCGCACCCGCGCCGAACGCGAGGCCACCTACATGGCCGAGAACCGGGAGAGCGCGGGCGCCGGCGACCGCGAGGCCGACGACCTCTCCGGCGGATACGAGAAGGTCGCCCTCGCCCTGATGCGGGCCGTCACCCGCGACGAGCGCACCACCCTGATCCTCAACGTCCGCAACCGCTCCACCCTGTCCGTGCTCGACGCCGACGCCGTCATCGAGGTCCCCTGCCTGGTCGACGCGAACGGTGCCCACCCGCTGTCCGCGGCGCCGCTCCCCGGCCACGCCACCGGTCTGGTCTGCTCGGTCAAGGCGGTCGAACGCGAGGTGCTGGCCGCCGCCGAGTCCGGTTCCCGGACGACCGCCGTGAAGGCCTTCGCGCTCCACCCGCTGGTCGACTCGGTCACCGTGGCCCGCAGTCTGGTCGAGGGCTACACCGCGGTCCATCCGGGCCTGGCGTACCTCACGTGA
- a CDS encoding nuclear transport factor 2 family protein: MNGSPAGVVEAAFRHYRAQDRAAALPLYADDFTFTSPQDDHIDRAAFFARCFPTADRFADQRILHIVGVDEELVLVHYEYELTSGGRYRNVEAVTVRDGHIREVQVFFGGAV, encoded by the coding sequence ATGAACGGGTCTCCGGCCGGCGTCGTCGAGGCGGCCTTCCGGCACTACCGGGCACAGGACCGCGCGGCGGCGCTCCCCCTCTACGCCGACGACTTCACCTTCACCAGCCCCCAGGACGACCACATCGACAGGGCGGCGTTCTTCGCGCGCTGCTTCCCGACCGCCGACCGGTTCGCCGACCAGCGCATCCTGCACATCGTCGGCGTGGACGAGGAGCTGGTCCTCGTCCACTACGAGTACGAGCTGACCTCCGGCGGCCGGTACCGCAACGTCGAGGCCGTCACCGTGCGGGACGGTCACATCCGGGAGGTGCAGGTCTTCTTCGGCGGCGCGGTGTGA
- a CDS encoding glycoside hydrolase family 16 protein, whose amino-acid sequence MSEIPGTPPAHQGGPHGEPVPAGRRRSVRKALVAALGTLGLTVAALTAGTLPAGASAPAPPSGWTQVFLDDFNGAAGSGVNGADWQYDTGTSYPGGAANWGTGEVETMTSSTSNVALDGNGNLLITPRRDASGHWTSGRIETTRTDFRPPAGGKLRVQARIQLPNATGAAAKGYWPAFWMLGAPFRGNYWNWPGIGELDVMENVQGLNTDWATMHCGTGSGGPCNETTGIGGTTSCTGTTCQAGFHTYAMEWDRSTSPEEIRFYLDGVGFHTVRANQVDAATWANATDHGYFLILNVAMGGGFPGAFGGGPDGGTEPGHPMAVDYVQVLQSTGGGGGPTPPPSGNRNAYSAIQAESYDSQSGVATETTTDTGGGQDIGYLANGDWALYKGVDFGSTPARQFFARVASGAAGGVSGLVEVRLDNRGNAPVGSFAVGGTGGWQSWRTVPANISAVTGTHDVYLTFTSGQPADFVNLNWFDFGH is encoded by the coding sequence ATGAGTGAGATCCCCGGAACACCGCCCGCACACCAGGGAGGACCGCATGGCGAACCGGTGCCCGCCGGCCGGCGGCGTTCCGTCCGCAAGGCGCTCGTCGCCGCGCTCGGCACGCTCGGCCTCACCGTCGCCGCACTGACCGCCGGCACCCTGCCCGCCGGCGCGTCCGCGCCCGCACCCCCCTCGGGCTGGACCCAGGTCTTCCTGGACGACTTCAACGGCGCGGCGGGCTCCGGCGTCAACGGCGCCGACTGGCAGTACGACACCGGTACGTCGTATCCCGGCGGCGCCGCGAACTGGGGCACCGGCGAGGTCGAGACGATGACGTCGAGCACGAGCAACGTCGCGCTGGACGGGAACGGCAACCTGCTCATCACCCCGCGCCGGGACGCCTCGGGCCACTGGACGTCCGGCCGGATCGAGACGACCCGCACCGACTTCCGGCCCCCGGCCGGCGGAAAGCTCCGGGTGCAGGCCCGGATCCAGCTACCGAACGCCACCGGCGCCGCCGCCAAGGGCTACTGGCCGGCCTTCTGGATGCTGGGCGCGCCGTTCCGCGGCAACTACTGGAACTGGCCGGGCATCGGCGAGCTGGACGTCATGGAGAACGTCCAGGGGCTGAACACCGACTGGGCCACGATGCACTGCGGGACCGGTTCGGGCGGTCCGTGCAACGAGACCACCGGCATCGGCGGCACCACCTCCTGCACCGGCACCACCTGCCAGGCGGGGTTCCACACGTACGCGATGGAGTGGGACCGTTCGACCAGCCCCGAGGAGATCCGTTTCTACCTGGACGGCGTCGGCTTCCACACCGTCAGGGCGAACCAGGTGGACGCCGCGACGTGGGCGAACGCGACCGACCATGGCTACTTCCTCATCCTGAACGTGGCGATGGGCGGCGGCTTCCCGGGGGCGTTCGGCGGCGGCCCGGACGGCGGGACCGAGCCGGGCCACCCGATGGCCGTCGACTACGTGCAGGTCCTTCAGTCCACGGGCGGCGGAGGCGGCCCCACTCCCCCGCCGTCCGGCAACCGGAACGCCTACAGCGCCATCCAGGCCGAGTCCTACGACAGCCAGTCCGGGGTCGCCACGGAGACCACCACGGACACCGGTGGCGGGCAGGACATCGGCTACCTGGCCAACGGTGACTGGGCGCTGTACAAGGGCGTCGACTTCGGTTCCACACCGGCCAGGCAGTTCTTCGCCCGGGTCGCGAGCGGCGCGGCGGGCGGGGTCAGCGGCCTGGTCGAGGTGCGGCTGGACAACCGCGGCAACGCGCCCGTCGGGAGCTTCGCCGTCGGCGGCACCGGCGGCTGGCAGTCCTGGCGGACGGTGCCGGCCAACATCAGCGCGGTGACGGGCACCCACGACGTCTACCTGACCTTCACCAGCGGCCAGCCGGCGGACTTCGTGAACCTGAACTGGTTCGACTTCGGACACTGA
- a CDS encoding helix-turn-helix domain-containing protein encodes MTDKTGKTGRTQQGADTGAGGTTDRDGIRTLPFPADLAVGGVGLQIGPMGTDRTWHTDAPLHRVHRIDFHVVMLFTDGPVRHMVDFAEYEATAGDLLWIRPGQVHRFSRECVYRGTVLTMQPGFLPPDTVEATGLYRYDLPPLLHPGPAQLDALQAALDQLRREYEDTATLPPGLHTAVLRHTLTAFLLRLAHLAASSARTGRQQADSAFTRFRDAVEEGFGVQHSVSAYADALGYSRRTLVRAVRAATGGTPKGFIDKRVILEARRLLAHTDLPIGRVGAAVGFPDAANFSKFFHLHTGQTPVAFRAELR; translated from the coding sequence ATGACCGACAAGACCGGCAAGACCGGCAGGACACAGCAAGGCGCCGACACCGGCGCCGGCGGAACGACCGACCGCGACGGGATCAGAACCCTCCCCTTCCCGGCCGACCTGGCAGTCGGCGGCGTCGGCCTCCAGATCGGCCCGATGGGCACGGACCGCACCTGGCACACCGACGCCCCCCTGCACCGCGTCCACCGCATCGACTTCCACGTGGTCATGCTCTTCACCGACGGCCCCGTACGACACATGGTCGACTTCGCCGAGTACGAGGCGACGGCCGGCGACCTGCTGTGGATACGCCCCGGACAGGTCCACCGCTTCTCCCGGGAATGCGTGTACCGCGGAACCGTCCTGACCATGCAACCCGGGTTTCTGCCGCCCGACACCGTCGAGGCCACCGGCCTGTACCGCTACGACCTGCCGCCCCTGCTGCACCCCGGCCCGGCCCAGCTCGACGCGCTCCAGGCGGCCCTGGACCAGCTCCGCCGCGAGTACGAGGACACCGCGACGCTCCCGCCCGGCCTCCACACGGCCGTCCTGCGGCACACCCTGACCGCGTTCCTGCTGCGCCTGGCCCACCTCGCGGCCAGCTCGGCGCGGACCGGCCGGCAGCAGGCCGACAGCGCGTTCACCCGCTTCCGGGACGCCGTCGAAGAGGGCTTCGGTGTCCAGCACAGCGTCAGCGCCTACGCCGACGCCCTCGGTTACTCCCGCCGCACCCTGGTCCGCGCCGTCCGCGCCGCCACGGGCGGGACCCCGAAGGGATTCATCGACAAACGCGTCATTCTGGAGGCCCGGCGCCTCCTCGCCCACACCGACCTGCCGATCGGCCGCGTCGGCGCGGCCGTGGGCTTCCCCGACGCGGCGAACTTCTCCAAGTTCTTCCACCTGCACACCGGCCAGACCCCGGTCGCCTTCCGGGCCGAGCTGCGCTGA